The genomic stretch TGTGGGAGTGCACAGGATAGAAaagcggagggggggggggagggtagaAAAAATCATAATAATCCTTTATTGAAAGTGTGCCTGCAAAGAGACAGTCCCCAATAGCAGCGCACATTTAGGCTGAAGTGGCGTAGCACCTCCTCCCTAAAACTTCGTAAAGATGGATAAATAAAAGCCCAGTTGGTCCGATATAAGATTAAAAGCCATCAGAATCCGTCTACAAGTTTTCCCGCCCATTTTAGTCCGAGTGCCATCCGAATTAATCCAGGTGCCTTCTGAGATAATAcaggcgcgtcatctgaagggacaaacgaACCACTCTCTCAGTCATGCCACTTTCACTCTTGCATGTTTTCTCACCCTCACCAATTCAGTTTCATCcgagtgccatctgaaataatccaggtgTTATTCATTTAATCCGGCTGCCATCGAAAATAGTCCATGgcgtttttaagcactatataACCGTATATTCACGTGAGAGACATCATTGCAATGCATAATATTCTAttggaaggaaaagtaaaaaacaaacaaacaaacaacgcaACAGAACAAGCGCAACGGAAGACAGACGCGGACGGAACAAGCTTCTTCCGTTGCACTTGTTCCCTAGTATAAATCACCAACGAGCCCAAGTCTCTGTTTTAACACGCCTCACCTGCACACCCATCTAAAACGTTGAAATGAATGAGTACGCTAAAACGCTCAACGTTAAATTATGCGCAGGTTGACGTCGATTCCTCGACCATGAACGCAACAGCGTCTGAGCTGTCGACTCTCGTCTCAGCCACTGCAACAGCCGATGTAGAAACACAAACTACTGATGGAGTCGAATCCTCTGCAACAAGCAAGAGTACAAGCACAGTAGAAGTCTCTGCAAGTACAAGCACACAGCCGACGGAAACGACGACTTCCGTGAAAGGATATCGACGGCTCAGCGTAAACCCCAAACGTCAACCGGTTTTGTCGCCGCAGTTCTTAAGTAAGGTGGTGATGGACATCTTCGGAACTGTCCAAGCTCTCTCAGTTGACATCCGCCGTCTTTCTGACGACGTTACCAATTGGAAGGCTGAGGCATTTCAAAGACTGGACAGACTGGAAATGGAAACGAAGGAGAGATTGGATGTTTCTGAAGCACTTATCCGTGGTCACGTAAACCACACCGGAGATATTTCTAATAACATGATCGCGGACTTGAAGGTAGATGTGTTGGAGAGGCTATGGAAGCTAGAGGAGGTAGTTTCGAATGGAACCGAGGCTCTGTCGCGTGACGTTCGAGCGCTGAAACTTAGCCAGGAGGAAATGGCGATGCAAGGAATCAATGGAATTGATTCTGTCACGGGCAGCCTCGAAAACCTTCGGAGGTTCGTAAAGGAAGGTGAAGACAACACAACGGAAAGGTTGGACCTAATCGAGGCCAGGCTTCAAGGACAGACCATACTACAAGGAGATTTCCAGAAAGAAGTTTCAGAATGGCTGAACCAGACGAAAGAATCGATTTCGGGACAAATCGGCGGGTTGGTCCGACAGGTTTCAAGTGTTTCGCAGCAACAAAAGGATTGGAGGAATCAGAGTATTGAAATGCACGACACGGTTACGTCCGTGGCAGATCGTCTGCGAGACTTTCACGCTTCGTTCGTGGAATCTGAAAAGATATCGGCGGAAAGCTTCGCTCTGGTGAAAGCTCAAGCGCAAGAACACAGCGAGCGTCTCAAAAACTTGGAGGTGGACATTGCTGAATGGCTGAACAGAACCGAAGATGTTATCTTAGGCCGAGTTAGTGCGCTGACGCAAGACGTTCTGACGGGACGCCACGAGTTTTTGACCAAACTCGACGGTTTGCAATCTGTTGCAGTCGGTCTTAAGGACGTCAAAACATCACTGACAGAACTTCAGCTCAACGCGACTGAAAGGTACGACGGAATCGAGGCACTAGTTCAGGAACACAACGGGCGCTTAGTTGACATCAAGACCGATGTGATGGGGGGGCTCGATCGAATCAAGGACTGCATTCCAAAGGATCTCGCGCAATCGACCAATAATATTACGTTGATGCTGGACAACATTGAAGAGAGTCTAAAACCTTTACCAACAGTGGAGAA from Ornithodoros turicata isolate Travis chromosome 4, ASM3712646v1, whole genome shotgun sequence encodes the following:
- the LOC135393557 gene encoding uncharacterized protein LOC135393557, which codes for MSYSAVAFVVLQVVLTSTYSAGIDAEVTDAFGTTPTDVDVDSSTMNATASELSTLVSATATADVETQTTDGVESSATSKSTSTVEVSASTSTQPTETTTSVKGYRRLSVNPKRQPVLSPQFLSKVVMDIFGTVQALSVDIRRLSDDVTNWKAEAFQRLDRLEMETKERLDVSEALIRGHVNHTGDISNNMIADLKVDVLERLWKLEEVVSNGTEALSRDVRALKLSQEEMAMQGINGIDSVTGSLENLRRFVKEGEDNTTERLDLIEARLQGQTILQGDFQKEVSEWLNQTKESISGQIGGLVRQVSSVSQQQKDWRNQSIEMHDTVTSVADRLRDFHASFVESEKISAESFALVKAQAQEHSERLKNLEVDIAEWLNRTEDVILGRVSALTQDVLTGRHEFLTKLDGLQSVAVGLKDVKTSLTELQLNATERYDGIEALVQEHNGRLVDIKTDVMGGLDRIKDCIPKDLAQSTNNITLMLDNIEESLKPLPTVEKYTREIKNMVQQIKPRAFRPRG